One segment of Haloplanus natans DSM 17983 DNA contains the following:
- a CDS encoding type II toxin-antitoxin system HicB family antitoxin, whose protein sequence is MGTNGGSTTATDLETGLARGGDSRAEALAQLAEVLALHEGDSERSDDPDAFLQDELGIEPSDEDWDLSELYSEAPQNFDWLAGWVRLPGEEGSAEGLSSTSALLRSNGERDA, encoded by the coding sequence GTGGGTACGAACGGGGGGAGTACCACTGCCACGGACCTCGAAACTGGACTGGCCCGCGGTGGGGACAGCCGTGCCGAGGCGCTCGCACAACTCGCCGAAGTTCTCGCGCTTCACGAAGGCGACAGTGAGCGGAGCGACGACCCGGACGCCTTCCTGCAGGACGAACTCGGCATCGAACCGAGCGACGAGGACTGGGACCTCTCGGAGTTATACTCCGAGGCGCCTCAGAATTTTGATTGGCTCGCCGGGTGGGTACGTCTGCCGGGCGAAGAGGGCTCGGCCGAAGGCTTATCATCAACGTCGGCCCTACTTCGCAGTAATGGCGAGCGCGACGCGTGA
- a CDS encoding acetate--CoA ligase family protein has protein sequence MGVNSLANLVTKVGDLVAKRREVAELDLNPVMVRPERSVCVDAFVKTD, from the coding sequence GTGGGCGTGAATAGCCTCGCCAACCTCGTCACGAAGGTGGGGGATCTCGTCGCCAAACGCCGGGAGGTGGCGGAACTCGATCTCAACCCGGTGATGGTGCGCCCGGAGCGAAGCGTCTGTGTCGACGCGTTCGTCAAGACGGACTGA
- the rpsJ gene encoding 30S ribosomal protein S10: MQQARVRLAGTSPEDLDGICDEVRDIASKTGVSLSGPIPLPTKTLEVPARKSPDGEGTATWEHWEMRVHKRLIDIDADERALRQLMRIQVPNDVSIEIVLED; encoded by the coding sequence ATGCAGCAGGCACGCGTTCGCCTGGCGGGCACGAGCCCCGAGGATCTCGACGGTATCTGCGACGAAGTCCGCGACATCGCGAGCAAGACGGGCGTCAGTCTCAGCGGCCCGATCCCGCTACCGACGAAGACGCTCGAAGTCCCGGCGCGGAAGTCCCCCGACGGTGAGGGAACTGCCACCTGGGAACACTGGGAGATGCGGGTGCACAAGCGCCTCATCGACATCGACGCGGACGAACGCGCGCTGCGCCAGCTCATGCGCATTCAGGTGCCCAACGACGTCAGCATCGAGATCGTTCTCGAGGACTGA
- a CDS encoding homoserine dehydrogenase, translating to MRLAVIGVGAVGRSVVELAPEYGHAVVAVADSQSSAVDPSGLDADAIFDRKEREGVVGGGDPADALAADYDVLVEATPTTLGDADPGFSHVRAALERDRHVVLANKGPVAERYADLRALEAESGGTVQFEAAVGGAIPILSTIADFGPDQITAARGVLNGTANFILSRMAAEGLGYEHVLAEAQDLGVAEADPAFDVEGTDAALKFVILANVLSDGEQVYSLDDAEVEGIRSIPSSALDLAAEDGRTVRLIGEATADGVRVGPRLVPQHDALAVTGTRNIVQFDTVHAGQLHLSGRGAGGPETATAILSDVTRLE from the coding sequence ATGAGACTCGCCGTCATCGGTGTCGGCGCCGTCGGCCGGTCGGTGGTCGAACTCGCACCGGAGTACGGCCACGCCGTCGTCGCCGTCGCGGACTCGCAGTCGTCGGCCGTCGACCCGAGCGGGTTGGACGCCGACGCCATCTTCGATCGGAAGGAGCGCGAGGGCGTCGTCGGGGGCGGTGACCCCGCGGACGCGCTCGCGGCCGACTACGACGTCCTCGTCGAGGCGACGCCGACGACGCTCGGCGACGCGGACCCCGGCTTCTCGCACGTCCGCGCGGCCCTGGAGCGTGACCGACACGTCGTCCTGGCGAACAAAGGCCCCGTCGCCGAGCGGTACGCCGACCTGCGTGCGCTCGAAGCGGAGAGCGGTGGGACGGTGCAGTTCGAAGCCGCCGTCGGCGGCGCTATCCCCATCCTCTCGACCATCGCGGACTTCGGACCGGATCAGATCACGGCGGCCCGCGGCGTCCTCAACGGGACGGCCAACTTCATCCTCTCGCGGATGGCCGCCGAAGGGCTGGGGTACGAGCACGTACTCGCGGAGGCACAGGACTTAGGCGTCGCCGAGGCCGACCCCGCTTTCGACGTGGAGGGGACGGACGCGGCACTGAAGTTCGTCATCCTCGCGAACGTGTTGAGCGACGGCGAACAGGTGTACAGCCTCGACGACGCCGAGGTGGAGGGTATCCGGTCGATTCCGTCGAGCGCGCTCGATTTGGCGGCGGAGGACGGCCGGACCGTCCGACTGATCGGCGAGGCGACGGCCGACGGCGTCCGGGTCGGCCCCCGACTCGTCCCCCAACACGACGCGCTGGCGGTCACCGGGACGCGAAACATCGTCCAGTTCGACACGGTGCACGCCGGACAACTGCATCTGAGCGGGCGCGGCGCGGGTGGGCCGGAGACGGCGACGGCGATTCTCTCGGACGTGACCCGACTGGAGTGA
- the tuf gene encoding translation elongation factor EF-1 subunit alpha, protein MSDKPHQNLAIIGHVDHGKSTLVGRLLFETGSVPEHVIEQYREEAEEKGKGGFEFAYVMDNLAEERERGVTIDIAHQEFDTDEYFFTIVDCPGHRDFVKNMITGASQADNAVLVVAADDGVAPQTREHVFLARTLGINELIIGVNKMDIVDYSEDTFKEVTEEVKQLLKQVRFGTEDASFIPISAFEGDNVAEKSGNMDWFDGPTLLEALNNLPETEPPTDAPLRLPIQDVYTISGIGTVPVGRVETGVMNVGDNVSFQPSDVGGEVKTIEMHHEEVPEAGPGDNVGFNVRGIGKDDIRRGDVCGPADDPPSVAETFQAQVVVMQHPSVITAGYTPVFHAHTAQVACTIESIDQKLDPASGEVAEENPDFIKSGDAAVVTVRPQKPLSIEPSSEIPELGSFAIRDMGQTIAAGKVLSVNER, encoded by the coding sequence ATGAGTGACAAACCGCACCAGAATCTGGCCATCATCGGCCACGTCGACCACGGCAAGAGCACGCTCGTCGGGCGACTCCTGTTCGAGACAGGGTCCGTACCGGAGCACGTAATCGAGCAGTACCGCGAGGAAGCCGAGGAGAAGGGCAAGGGTGGCTTCGAGTTCGCCTACGTCATGGACAACCTCGCAGAGGAGCGAGAGCGTGGTGTCACCATCGACATCGCCCACCAGGAGTTCGACACCGACGAGTACTTCTTCACCATCGTCGACTGTCCGGGTCACCGTGACTTCGTGAAGAACATGATCACCGGGGCGTCCCAGGCCGACAACGCGGTGCTCGTCGTCGCGGCCGACGACGGCGTCGCGCCCCAGACCCGCGAGCACGTCTTCCTGGCCCGCACGCTCGGGATCAACGAGCTGATCATCGGCGTGAACAAGATGGACATCGTCGACTACTCGGAGGACACTTTCAAGGAAGTCACCGAGGAGGTCAAACAGCTCCTCAAGCAGGTCCGCTTTGGCACGGAGGACGCGTCCTTCATTCCGATTTCGGCCTTCGAAGGCGACAACGTCGCCGAGAAGTCCGGGAACATGGACTGGTTCGACGGCCCGACGCTGCTCGAGGCCCTGAACAACCTGCCGGAGACGGAGCCGCCGACGGACGCCCCGCTTCGCCTGCCGATCCAGGACGTCTACACCATCTCGGGCATCGGGACGGTCCCGGTCGGCCGCGTCGAGACGGGTGTCATGAACGTCGGCGACAACGTGTCGTTCCAGCCCTCGGACGTCGGTGGCGAGGTCAAGACCATCGAGATGCACCACGAAGAGGTGCCCGAGGCCGGCCCCGGCGACAACGTCGGGTTCAACGTTCGTGGCATCGGTAAGGACGACATCCGTCGCGGTGACGTGTGTGGCCCGGCCGACGACCCGCCGTCGGTTGCCGAGACGTTCCAGGCGCAGGTCGTCGTCATGCAGCACCCCTCCGTGATCACGGCGGGCTACACGCCGGTCTTCCACGCCCACACGGCGCAGGTCGCGTGTACCATCGAGTCCATCGACCAGAAACTCGACCCCGCGAGCGGCGAGGTCGCCGAGGAGAACCCGGACTTCATCAAGTCCGGCGACGCCGCGGTCGTGACCGTCCGCCCGCAGAAGCCCCTCAGCATCGAGCCGTCGTCCGAGATTCCGGAGCTCGGCAGCTTCGCCATCCGCGACATGGGTCAGACCATCGCGGCCGGCAAAGTGCTCTCGGTCAACGAGCGATAG
- a CDS encoding RNA-guided endonuclease InsQ/TnpB family protein: MYYAYKYRLKPSDAHREELDRHRDICRQLYNHTLYRLNEYQDEHGELPSMTILRSELPDLKKWWDGLSDVYSKVLQTVVERLFDNLKGLSALKENGYGVGQLKWKPPREFRSFTYSQSGFKLDKKGGQTVLSLSKLADIPIRLHRAIPDDATLKQVTVKKEPTGEWFATFGVQMDREPPKPPEKPEQCVGIDVGILKYAHDTDGTAVGSLDLSDERDRLEREQRKLSRKQHGSNNYEKQRRRVAECHADLRRKRHDFLHKLSNYYAREYDFVAVEDLNVKGMMESPSNSRNTASAAWRTFISLLKYKCKREGTHFVAVNPRGTTKECASCGVSTDKPLWVREHSCPACGFEADRDANAAWNILSRGLEDVGVGYSESTSPEIFNFWCADESCSDSSTPVETALPVDIPVSAKRVVQAGSPTLKERTAQAVSE; encoded by the coding sequence ATGTACTACGCCTACAAGTACCGTCTCAAGCCGTCCGACGCCCACCGCGAGGAGTTGGACCGCCACCGAGACATTTGTAGGCAACTGTACAACCACACGCTCTACCGCCTCAACGAGTACCAAGACGAACACGGCGAACTGCCGTCCATGACCATCCTGCGGTCGGAACTCCCCGACCTCAAGAAGTGGTGGGACGGCCTCTCGGACGTGTACTCGAAGGTTCTCCAAACCGTTGTAGAAAGATTGTTCGACAATCTCAAAGGCCTCTCCGCACTCAAGGAGAACGGCTACGGCGTCGGGCAACTCAAGTGGAAGCCGCCACGGGAGTTCCGCAGTTTCACGTACAGTCAATCTGGCTTCAAGCTCGACAAGAAGGGCGGTCAGACTGTCCTGTCCCTCTCGAAACTCGCGGACATACCAATTCGGCTCCACCGTGCCATCCCCGACGATGCCACACTCAAGCAGGTCACGGTCAAGAAGGAACCGACGGGCGAGTGGTTCGCCACGTTCGGCGTCCAAATGGACCGCGAACCGCCTAAACCGCCTGAGAAACCCGAGCAGTGCGTCGGTATCGACGTGGGCATACTCAAGTACGCCCACGACACGGACGGCACGGCGGTCGGGTCGCTCGACCTCTCAGACGAACGTGACCGCTTGGAACGCGAGCAACGGAAGCTCTCGCGCAAACAGCACGGGTCGAACAACTACGAGAAGCAACGACGGCGCGTTGCGGAGTGTCACGCCGACCTCCGACGGAAGCGCCACGACTTCCTCCACAAACTCTCGAACTACTACGCTCGGGAGTACGACTTTGTGGCGGTCGAAGACTTGAACGTGAAGGGGATGATGGAGTCGCCGTCGAACAGCCGCAACACCGCGTCCGCCGCGTGGCGAACGTTCATCTCGTTGCTCAAATACAAGTGCAAACGAGAAGGGACACATTTCGTCGCGGTCAACCCTAGAGGGACGACCAAGGAGTGCGCGTCGTGCGGCGTTTCGACCGACAAGCCGTTGTGGGTGCGCGAACACTCCTGTCCTGCCTGCGGTTTCGAGGCGGACAGGGATGCGAACGCGGCGTGGAACATTCTTTCTCGCGGCCTCGAAGATGTAGGAGTGGGATACTCCGAATCAACGTCCCCAGAAATCTTCAATTTCTGGTGTGCGGACGAATCGTGTAGCGATTCGTCAACGCCTGTGGAGACTGCGCTCCCTGTGGACATCCCGGTGTCTGCAAAGCGCGTCGTGCAAGCAGGAAGCCCTACCCTCAAGGAGCGAACGGCGCAAGCCGTGAGCGAGTAG
- a CDS encoding type II toxin-antitoxin system HicA family toxin yields MVRTTFSGREIIAVLRSFGYVPVSRSGSHVRLRYENTDTGEVRNVDAPMHDEVKIGTLRSIAGQCGAEDFQEWCRWIDDHA; encoded by the coding sequence ATGGTTCGGACGACGTTCTCCGGCCGTGAGATCATTGCCGTCCTGCGGAGTTTCGGGTACGTCCCCGTCTCTCGGAGCGGGAGCCACGTTCGACTGCGGTACGAAAATACGGACACGGGCGAAGTTCGGAACGTCGACGCGCCGATGCACGACGAGGTGAAAATCGGGACGCTTCGCTCGATTGCCGGCCAGTGCGGTGCAGAGGATTTTCAAGAGTGGTGTCGCTGGATCGATGACCACGCCTGA
- a CDS encoding winged helix-turn-helix domain-containing protein — protein MAGTDEEGLDDLPPSAKLVFKVLEYNGSLTQKGIVEESMLSARTVRYALERLEDIGVVDEDVYFADARQNLYQLDETALAEADADAACVECD, from the coding sequence ATGGCTGGAACTGACGAGGAGGGTCTCGACGACCTTCCCCCGAGCGCGAAACTGGTTTTCAAGGTCCTCGAATACAACGGGTCGCTGACCCAGAAAGGGATCGTCGAGGAGTCGATGCTGTCGGCCCGAACCGTCCGATACGCGCTCGAGCGACTCGAGGATATCGGCGTCGTCGACGAGGACGTCTACTTCGCCGACGCACGACAGAACCTCTACCAGCTCGACGAGACGGCACTGGCCGAGGCCGACGCCGACGCCGCCTGCGTCGAGTGTGACTAG
- a CDS encoding type II toxin-antitoxin system HicB family antitoxin, whose product MASATRDHDEAEGIVFHREDDGSVTAEDLETGLARGGDTRAEALAQLAEVLALHEGDGERIDDPDAFLRDELGIEPSDEDRDRPDFLQ is encoded by the coding sequence ATGGCGAGCGCGACGCGTGACCACGACGAGGCGGAGGGAATCGTCTTCCACCGCGAGGACGACGGGAGTGTCACCGCCGAAGACCTCGAAACGGGACTGGCCCGCGGCGGCGACACCCGTGCCGAGGCGCTCGCACAGCTCGCCGAAGTTCTTGCACTCCACGAAGGCGACGGTGAGCGGATCGACGACCCGGACGCCTTCCTGCGGGACGAACTCGGCATCGAACCGAGCGACGAGGACCGGGACCGTCCCGACTTCCTGCAGTAG
- a CDS encoding EMC6-like membrane protein, which translates to MATETESGTGLTGHVRGVTVTTLACLGGVAAAVLGGAIVGTGAEAASDTRTLMFVVAAVAGQYPVLKAIGVDVADFGAKDHLYVAFMTFTLWFITFAILLTTGASL; encoded by the coding sequence ATGGCTACCGAAACGGAATCGGGGACCGGCCTCACCGGACACGTCCGCGGGGTGACGGTCACCACGCTGGCCTGTCTCGGCGGCGTCGCGGCCGCCGTCCTCGGGGGCGCCATCGTCGGGACCGGCGCGGAGGCGGCGTCCGATACGCGCACCCTCATGTTCGTGGTCGCCGCCGTCGCCGGGCAGTACCCCGTGCTCAAGGCGATCGGGGTCGACGTTGCCGACTTCGGTGCGAAAGACCACCTGTACGTGGCGTTCATGACCTTCACGCTCTGGTTCATCACGTTCGCCATCCTCCTCACCACCGGCGCCTCCCTGTAA
- a CDS encoding ribosome biogenesis/translation initiation ATPase RLI has protein sequence MADDSIAVVDLDRCQPDRCNYECANFCPPNRTGEECIVTLDERHDDPDLYEGGPDQISISEELCLGETCGICVEKCPFDAIEIINLPSELTEDPVHRYGENAFSLYGLPVPESGTVTGLLGPNGIGKSTAVHALAGEMVPNLGRYDADPDWETVLDRYRGTALQTYLERLMDDDISVARKPQYIDRIPDQFGGKTRDLLEGTDERDVVDDLVDRLSIRAVIDQPIDTLSGGELQRVALAATLARDADFYFLDEITPYLDIGQRVTAARLIRELAEEGDRSMLVVEHDLAVLDLLADRLHVAYGEPGAYGVVTDPKSVRNGINEYLKGYLDNENMRIRPNEITFEEHAPRESVTGTPLVEYPDLSKSYGEGEFSLDVAGGTIYKSEVLGVVGPNGIGKSTLAKLFAGSLDPDEGDLDFRLDIAYKPQYVEVDQPMRVDTFLSSITDDFGTSFWNTEIAKPLQLERIMEQQLTDLSGGERQRVAIAACLSKEADLYLLDEPSAHLDVEQRVQATSAIRRYAENHDATAMVIDHDIYMIDLLADRLMVFDGEPAEHGHASQPQDMRSGMNDFLADLDITFRRDERTGRPRINKPESQLDREQKRAGEYYYAP, from the coding sequence ATGGCCGACGACAGCATCGCGGTCGTCGACCTCGACCGGTGTCAACCCGACCGCTGTAACTACGAGTGTGCGAACTTCTGCCCCCCGAATCGGACGGGCGAGGAGTGTATCGTCACCCTCGACGAACGACACGACGACCCCGACCTCTACGAGGGTGGCCCGGACCAGATCAGCATCTCGGAGGAACTCTGTCTGGGCGAGACCTGCGGCATCTGCGTCGAGAAATGCCCCTTCGACGCCATCGAGATCATCAACCTTCCCTCCGAACTGACCGAGGACCCGGTGCACCGCTACGGCGAGAACGCCTTCTCGCTCTACGGGCTGCCGGTCCCCGAGTCGGGGACGGTGACGGGGCTGCTCGGGCCCAACGGGATCGGAAAGTCCACCGCGGTCCACGCCCTCGCGGGCGAGATGGTGCCCAATCTCGGGCGGTACGACGCCGACCCGGACTGGGAGACGGTGCTGGACCGATATCGGGGGACCGCGCTCCAGACCTACCTCGAACGGCTGATGGACGACGACATCTCGGTCGCCCGCAAGCCCCAGTACATCGACCGCATCCCGGACCAGTTCGGCGGGAAGACCCGCGACCTGCTGGAAGGGACGGACGAACGCGACGTCGTCGACGACCTGGTCGATCGGCTCTCGATCCGGGCGGTGATCGACCAGCCCATCGATACGCTCTCCGGCGGCGAACTCCAGCGAGTCGCGCTCGCGGCGACACTCGCCCGTGACGCCGACTTCTACTTCCTCGACGAGATCACTCCCTACCTCGACATCGGGCAACGCGTCACCGCGGCCAGACTGATCCGCGAACTCGCCGAGGAGGGCGACCGTTCGATGCTCGTCGTCGAACACGATCTGGCCGTTCTCGACCTGCTTGCCGACCGTCTCCACGTCGCCTACGGCGAACCCGGGGCGTACGGCGTCGTCACCGACCCCAAATCGGTGCGAAACGGTATCAACGAGTATCTCAAGGGCTACCTCGACAACGAGAATATGCGCATCCGCCCGAACGAAATCACGTTCGAGGAACACGCCCCGCGGGAGTCGGTGACCGGGACGCCGCTGGTCGAGTACCCCGACCTCTCGAAGTCCTACGGCGAGGGCGAGTTCTCGCTCGACGTGGCGGGCGGCACCATCTACAAAAGCGAGGTGCTGGGCGTGGTCGGCCCGAACGGGATCGGGAAGTCGACGCTCGCGAAACTGTTCGCGGGATCGCTCGACCCCGACGAGGGGGATCTGGATTTCCGCCTCGATATCGCCTACAAACCCCAGTATGTCGAGGTGGATCAGCCGATGCGCGTCGACACCTTCCTCTCCTCGATCACCGACGACTTCGGCACCTCCTTCTGGAATACGGAGATCGCCAAGCCGCTGCAGTTAGAGCGTATCATGGAACAGCAGTTGACGGACCTCTCGGGCGGGGAGCGCCAGCGGGTCGCCATCGCAGCCTGCCTGTCGAAGGAGGCCGACCTCTACCTGCTGGACGAACCGTCGGCCCACCTCGACGTCGAACAACGGGTGCAAGCGACCTCCGCGATCCGGCGGTACGCCGAGAACCACGACGCGACGGCGATGGTCATCGACCACGACATCTACATGATCGATCTGCTGGCCGACCGCCTGATGGTGTTCGACGGCGAACCCGCCGAACACGGTCACGCCTCGCAACCGCAGGACATGCGTTCGGGGATGAACGACTTCCTCGCGGATCTGGACATCACGTTCCGCCGCGACGAGCGGACGGGCCGCCCCCGAATCAACAAGCCCGAGAGCCAACTCGACCGCGAACAGAAGCGGGCGGGCGAATACTACTACGCCCCCTGA
- a CDS encoding amino acid-binding protein, which yields MSDEAASTPDAADADGDAAVTDPETDGGERPQTHTIRLELVDKPGELLSALRPIAENGGNLLSIFHERGNLTPRGHIPVEVDVECPPDRFETIVEALREEGVNVIQAGAERYGEELTLLLVGDIVDTDLSDTLRRIESSTDATLADLSLSAPEGRGSASSARLRLATRTGRTDEVFEHVRDIADEKALNVIEPLVEVSE from the coding sequence ATGAGCGACGAGGCTGCTTCCACCCCCGACGCTGCGGACGCCGACGGCGACGCCGCCGTCACCGATCCCGAAACCGACGGCGGCGAACGCCCACAGACGCATACGATCCGGCTCGAACTCGTCGACAAGCCGGGTGAACTGCTGTCGGCGTTACGTCCCATCGCCGAGAACGGTGGCAACCTCCTCTCGATATTCCACGAGCGCGGCAACCTCACCCCCCGGGGACACATCCCCGTCGAGGTGGACGTGGAGTGTCCGCCGGACCGCTTCGAGACCATCGTCGAAGCGCTCCGCGAGGAGGGAGTCAACGTCATCCAGGCCGGCGCGGAGCGCTACGGCGAGGAGTTGACGCTCCTGCTCGTCGGCGACATCGTCGACACCGACCTCTCCGATACGCTCCGACGGATCGAATCGAGCACGGACGCGACGCTCGCGGACCTGTCGCTCTCGGCGCCCGAGGGCCGGGGAAGCGCGTCCAGCGCCCGGCTTCGGCTGGCCACCCGGACCGGCCGGACCGACGAAGTGTTCGAACACGTCCGCGATATCGCCGACGAGAAGGCGCTGAACGTCATCGAACCGCTCGTGGAGGTGTCGGAATGA
- a CDS encoding PINc/VapC family ATPase, which yields MNVVPDTSAVIDGRVSEHVESGAYQGARITVPEAVVGELEWQANEGHDTGWEGIEELQRLVELAEEGTISIDYYGQRPSAGQIHGSDEGDIDAIVRDVAADVDATLLTSDVVQAEVSKAKGLDVEYVEPRGRDAEGLEIESFFDETTMSVHLRAGSKPKAKRGEIGDMHYQVIRDEVTTEAEMKEFAHDIAETARASPDGFLELDEPGMTIVQYRSYRIAVARPPFADGFEITAVRPIVKTDLEDYEFAEDLKDRLLERQRGVLISGAPGAGKSTFAQAVAEFLASHDNAVKTMEKPRDLQVGPDITQYTALGGDMAKTADSLLLVRPDYTIYDEVRKTADFEVFADMRLAGVGMVGVVHATRAIDALQRLVGRVELGMIPQVVDTVVYIEDGRVDTVYDVKTEVKVPEGLTAEDLARPVIQISDFETGTPAYEIYTFNRQVVTVPLDDGESSETGVSRLAKKEVEREIRSIARGHVEVELNGGNEAVVYVEDDDISYVIGKGGGRISDVEDRLGISIDVRTLDERPSHGGSSAGSDAGSGGDAGRADRQGTVVTPEITSRHVVVDVSGGAEVGQTVEVRADSEYLFTATVGRGGEIQVSRGSAIADELERAIDEKRRITVQPT from the coding sequence ATGAACGTCGTACCGGACACGAGCGCGGTCATCGACGGCCGCGTGTCCGAACACGTCGAATCCGGCGCCTACCAAGGGGCGAGGATCACCGTCCCCGAGGCCGTCGTCGGTGAACTCGAGTGGCAGGCCAACGAGGGCCACGACACCGGCTGGGAGGGTATCGAGGAACTGCAACGGCTGGTCGAACTGGCCGAGGAGGGAACCATCTCCATCGACTACTACGGTCAGCGCCCCAGCGCCGGCCAGATACACGGCTCCGACGAGGGCGACATCGACGCCATCGTCCGCGACGTAGCGGCCGACGTAGACGCCACGCTCCTGACCAGTGACGTGGTGCAGGCCGAGGTGAGCAAGGCGAAGGGCCTGGACGTGGAGTACGTCGAACCCCGCGGGCGCGACGCCGAGGGGCTGGAGATAGAATCCTTCTTCGACGAGACGACCATGTCCGTCCACCTCCGTGCCGGGTCGAAGCCGAAGGCCAAACGCGGCGAAATCGGCGACATGCATTACCAGGTCATCCGGGACGAGGTGACGACCGAGGCCGAGATGAAGGAGTTCGCCCACGACATCGCGGAGACGGCGCGGGCGAGCCCCGACGGCTTCCTCGAACTCGACGAACCGGGGATGACCATCGTCCAGTATCGATCCTACCGCATCGCCGTTGCCCGCCCGCCCTTCGCGGACGGCTTCGAGATCACGGCCGTCCGACCAATCGTCAAGACGGATCTGGAGGACTACGAGTTCGCCGAGGACCTCAAGGACCGCCTGCTTGAGCGCCAGCGTGGCGTCCTCATCTCCGGCGCGCCGGGCGCCGGGAAGTCCACGTTCGCACAGGCCGTCGCGGAGTTCCTCGCGAGCCACGACAACGCGGTGAAAACGATGGAGAAGCCCCGCGACCTGCAGGTCGGGCCGGACATCACCCAGTATACCGCGCTCGGGGGCGATATGGCGAAGACGGCCGACTCCCTTCTTCTGGTGCGGCCGGATTACACCATCTACGACGAGGTTCGCAAGACCGCCGACTTCGAGGTGTTCGCCGATATGCGCCTCGCCGGCGTCGGCATGGTCGGCGTCGTCCACGCCACCCGCGCCATCGACGCCCTCCAGCGACTCGTCGGTCGGGTCGAACTCGGCATGATCCCGCAGGTGGTCGACACGGTTGTCTACATCGAAGACGGCCGCGTCGACACCGTCTACGACGTGAAGACGGAGGTGAAGGTGCCCGAGGGACTGACCGCGGAGGACCTCGCCCGCCCGGTCATCCAGATTTCGGATTTCGAGACGGGCACGCCCGCCTACGAAATCTACACCTTCAACCGCCAGGTCGTCACCGTCCCCCTCGACGACGGCGAGTCGAGCGAGACGGGCGTCTCCCGGCTGGCGAAAAAGGAGGTCGAACGCGAGATTCGCTCCATCGCCCGTGGCCACGTCGAAGTCGAGTTGAACGGAGGGAACGAGGCCGTCGTCTACGTCGAGGACGACGACATCTCCTACGTCATCGGCAAGGGCGGCGGCCGAATCAGCGACGTGGAGGACCGCCTCGGGATCAGCATCGACGTACGGACGCTGGACGAGCGCCCCTCCCACGGGGGCAGCAGTGCGGGCAGCGACGCAGGCAGCGGCGGCGACGCCGGCCGGGCGGACCGTCAGGGCACCGTCGTCACCCCCGAGATCACGTCCCGACACGTCGTCGTCGACGTGAGCGGCGGCGCCGAAGTCGGCCAGACGGTCGAGGTGCGAGCGGACAGCGAGTATCTGTTCACCGCGACGGTGGGTCGCGGCGGCGAGATTCAGGTGTCACGCGGCTCCGCTATCGCCGACGAACTCGAACGCGCAATCGACGAGAAACGACGGATTACGGTCCAGCCGACGTAG